The genome window TTGGGGTATCATTTGCGTCGTGGGCATATTGAACACGTTAGATAAGGATTGGACAGGAAGATGTACAGTTTGATAAACAGTTTGCCCGTTATTGGCAGTGACCGGTAATTGTACAGGTACCGCTTGCTGAACATGTTGCATAGGAAATTGAAGCGGTCTTACTTGTACACTTTGACCTATAACATATAcgttattcaattattttaattctttaaaattatgttaacatacttattaataataaagatattattaaaaaaataataaaaaatatataacaaatgaCATACCTGTTGGCAACTGAACCGTTTGTCCcgtaatattttgtataatcgATGTAGGAAAGACATTCGGTCTTATGAGACTGACTGGCTGTGGCGTGATAATAGTCTGGCCATTTGATAGTTGGACTTGCTGCCCGGTAAGTTGCATTTGTTGACCATTTGCAGTTGCAAATTGCATCGTTGGCTGTGCCTGATGATGGCCGCTCGCAGCCGACATCGCAGAGGATGGAATAAACAGGGCTTCTTGACCGTCTATATTGACAGTTTGCATTTGTGGAATAACGCTGTAGCTgagctgctgctgctgctgctgctgcgttTGTTGCTGTTGAgcttgctgctgctgctgctgcgtcTGCTGTTGGttctgctgttgctgctgctgctgttgttgctgttgttgAAGAGCCGCTTGTGCTTGAGCGCTGCTAATAATTTGAGCACCCTGTGAAATAAAACATGTGCCTATAAATAAAACCCGAGTAACAGAATAATGAATTTGTAACACGCGCTGTAAATGACCGGACAATCCTTTTTTAGTATCGTGACTGTTTCACATACTTGCAGAAATTGATGAGGTAGCGATTGGACAGAGATCGCTTGCGTTCTCTGTTGATCATGTTGCGGCTGCTGAGTTTGTAAAGGCACAAAGTTTTGCAAGGTAATGACTtgcggctgctgctgctgctgctgagcCTGTTGCACATCTTGTTGTTGTTGTAACTGCTGCAACACATTGGCGCTTAAAAAACGAATCTGTGGCTGGGCAGTTTGCTGCTGTTGCTCTAACTGTTGCTGATCTGCTTCAtcttgctgctgctgctgttgagATTGCAAGGGATCATGCTCTTCAATTTCTTcctacaaatattaaatttattttcttgctgCCCGTCTATACATATGCATACATACACAGTATAATAAGATTAACACAAATTATGAAGTACAATGGCTAGTAAAGTATAATATCTTACTTGCGAAAGATTCCTTCCGTCTATACTTCGTTTCAtgatgaataattttgttttaaactgCACACAGTTTATAACAATGATTTAAAATCCATCTTATGTTCAATACAGTAGAAATTCATAACGAAATCAGCTTGACCATACTGGCAATTGTTTCAAAACTGCAAGAATTGTCCTAGAAGTGATGctcttacaaaataaaaaattatttataaaaaattgtttattaatatataaaattgtagagTATTTCACATTGTACTATTTTTAAATGAGATACTTAATAAGCTAAAACAAAaacgtgcaaaataatataatatcgaCATCAACAAGAGaccgtaaatttttttagcgCTAATTATTCACGTGTAATGTCCcgaattcaatttaaattaaataaaatgttattttaaattagaacCATTTTAAAAGCGGGAAAactatgtaatttttttagagtGCTGATATTTAAAGAGGAAAAActgaaaagagaaacggagcCGTTTTGCAGATGGCAAAGCATGTTGACACCGAGCTGTCAGCAATGTACACAAAAGACGCCGTATTGcctccgtctctttcttcctttccccAACGAGGGAACAAAGAAGGCCGTCACGGGTACCGGGCAGCCGCCTCGAGAACCCGAAGAACGAGTACCGCCTCCTTACGCCCCTGTTTCCCCACCGCCACGGCAAAATCGTAACGAAGCACGCGCACGAGGTCTGACACAACGGCAAAGTGAGCCCTGTGTCGTCATACCGCCCACTCGGTCGTCCACCGCACGTTCGCGCCCTCGCGGCGGCGCCCGTGATAACGGGGAAGGCAGACTCGCGATGCCCAGCCTCCACCCACCTCGCGCACGGGACCCCACCTAACATGGAAACAAACACGTGTTGCCCTCGCGGAACGGCCCAAGTTTTACTTGCAGTACTCACAGCGTGCCAAAACAACGGCCAGGTACCAGGCGTAGATGTCACACTGACATTTCCGTCGCTGTTAATGTCGCCGCGATACGTTTAGCGTCCCCCAGTCTGACACCACTCGTCGATTGATTACGCGTTCGCGCGAAAACATGCGTTCGGTTTCCTCGTGGCGCACTCGCTCATGGTGACTCGAATTGGCATGAAAGGCACTCGGACCGGACCGCTCCAGCCAGCTATCGTCGCGTGCGAATATCGCGGTACGCGCAAACGCCACGGCATCACTCGCTCCCGCACACCGCGTAACTCCGGCGAGCTCGGCGTTCGCGTGCGCGCACGTACACACACATTCGCACGTGGTACGCGAGACGCGCGTCGCTCGTGCCGCCACTGCCGCCCGCGCACTATCTCGCGGCGACGCTGGGAGTCCACGGCGTCCTCACGCTTTCTCTACGTCGCGTTTTGACCGAGATCCAAGATGCGAAACGATACGAGGGCTATTCGATCGGCTCGCACGAGACACGCCAGCGATCCAGCCGAAAAGGCCCAGAGGCACCGCCGCGTAGTCGTGCGCGGGGAACCTCCGAAAAGTACACTTTTCGACGTTAGTCCGAGCGGAATCGAACACTTCTCGCATACACAATTCGTTAAATGGATCCACTGAGAACACGTGCACACGTAACGAAAACGCCCACCATGCGTATCTCGTTGTTTAATTGTCTATCCACGCTCGCGGAAACTGCACAACGAACACCAACAAGTATCGTTCACTAACGGGGGCTAAACGGGAGTGCACGAGCGCACGTATTCACAAACTCAGAGCCAATGGGTGGCGGGCCAAATGGCAACGTCGCCCTTTTGCTCGACGCGATGACACGAACGTGACGATTGGTTGGTTGCGATGCGCGCGATCGCACGGCTTCACTTTTGGCCAATTGAATTGACCGACAGCTGACCGGGGCGTCGTTCGGCAAGGGCGTACGCGGTAATGCTCCGGACGCCCACCCTATTAAAGGGGGCTAAACCACGCGTACCTCCTACTTTCTCTAGCCTTTCGCTTCCTCCCACCTTTCACCTAGCGTGTACCGACCGTAAGGAACGAGTTCTTGCAGCACGTGTCGCTACATTTGAGATTTTTCTAAGATTGATCCATGCAATTTAAGATTTCGATGGCTCGGCTCCTTTTTATCTTCCGAATAATCACATGAAAGAACGTTCCTTCGTTCGGCACTATCGTTTGCTTCATTGCATGAAGAAGTACcctttcaacatttttttattattacgcaatTTGTAATTCcgaaatagtaaaaatatcgAGAACTATGTCATCAACTTACATTGTCTTAGATACACATAGATTGTCGTCGATATAATTGAGATATAATTTGTAGCACGTTACCAatgttcgataaaaaattggaGAAACAGTACTACAAATTATTCATTTGCCACTGGCTTTattgatgatgatgatggtgaCATAAATTACATGCGCTCGTCACTGTACGTCGTATCACAGCGATGGATAATAAATTAGATGATTTCTTATGATATATAGTTTGTACAATCTTTGTGTGAgttaataatgatataaagAGTAGTAGCAATAGTAATATCCCTATACATTAGCATAGTTCatcaatttatctttaaaagtTAGAtgacaaactttttttctaatgACATACTGGAAACGTATTTTACAGTAATACTATATTCACAattcttttgcaaaaaaataaatgtttagtGCTAACGACGAGCAGAAAAACGATATTAttctgaatttaataatatataatgtacaATTATAATTCTAGAAATACTATAAGTTCAATAATTTAAGATGGTAAAACTTTAACATTGCTTAAACTCTCAATAAGAATTTAAGAATAGAATACGGTAACAACTGTTAGATCGCAGTTGGCTGTACAAATAAAAGGAATGCAGATGCACTGCATTTTGTGTACataatatatagatattaCTCACAAGTAATGTACATAAAattgtaaagagaaaaatcctgcgagaaaataaatattttccttgAATATggttacttattaaaaatctacgTAGTGGACGTGCGTGAAGCAAATCTGATGTTGTAAATTCAATATGAAACAcgtttgattaatttctttttagatcTTATTCGCATTATACGTGTTTTACTTCGCAAAAcaaagtttgattttttttattttgaatacatctaattaaataaactaaatagcttttaataaatatgcgaaaataacttttctGAAATCAAATGACATAAAAGgatttaaaaattctacaGCATAGAGAATCCTTCATAGTCCACCACCCGATCTCTCAACACTTATTTGTTTCTTGAGCATTTCCTTTTCATGCTGTGCTTCCTCCATTTCAGCCATTCGCGCAAAACGTGAATACGCCACATGTCCAGACTTTATAGCTGACATcatctgtataaaaaaaaagacatgtTAAAAAACATTGGAAAAATTACCAAAAATAAGTCTTCACATCATACAACAAACGatataaatgcaaaagaaaataacaagccAAACGTCGTATAACAAATTGCTAAGTTCTCTATcggtttaaaaattattagggATTAGTTGCACGTAATCGTGTTAAAAAGCCAAACGAAAATGTCATCTAGAAAATTCATTACACTAATTCATTGCACtatggataaaaaaaatgataaaaaataaggcgtgagaaaagaaaatctgACTGTGACTATATGCACGATGCGCAATGTCACAGACCTGAAGATATTCATCCAATTCGACTTGACCGTTCATATTTGTGTCGATTTCGCGCAGAATTTCGTGAAGTTCTTCACCCGGCACTTCCTTATCTCCAAAGAGCTGTGAATAGAAAGaatgaatattaaaagtatgttTGATAATTTACCTGTAAGTAGTCTTGTAATTCCATTTGGCCATTGTAAGTAACATCAATTTCACTTAATAAGCTGTGCATCTCGTCCTGGCTCATATTTATACCTAATACCTACACATTAGCAATTAATacaacgaaaattaaaaaaaaaagtgaatgaAACTAATAAAGaatctaaaaaatttgaaatgtATATGCAAACCTTTAGTCCTCGCCTAATGTCATTAACGGACACGTATCCTTTTTTGTCCTTATCTATAATGCGGAAGCGCTTGATATAAAGTTGAATTTCATCCTTCGTAAGATTAATAGGAATTTTGTCACGGGAAGCACGGTTAACCATCTGACCCATCTCTTGAGCGAGAAACTCGCTAGCCTCGTGTtgttgcttctttttttcttccgctgACCAATGTAATTCTTCGGCCATAATATCTATGATGCCCGGCAATGCTTCTTGAGCAGCCTGGACGTTCAGAAAAGCGAGTCGTAATCGACGCGCGATCATGTCGATCGCAGTTCTAGCATATTCGCGCACGCCGTAACgaatctgaaatatatattaaaaatttattgtgttaattaaattattattgtgttaattaaattgtaaattatttgaaaacatTTACTTCAGCGTCGATGTACGGAAATTCCGGATGTATCTTTTTTCCGATAATAGGCCACCGTTTTCCTGTAAGCGATGCCATTTTAGCCACTGCAAACGCACGATCCCCATAACTCTTGGATAAATGTTGCGCGACTTCGCATTCCAGACCGAAATCTTGTACCAATCTGATGTACATCGTAGGGCTCCAGCCCTGTGCACCTTCCAGTAAAAAGCCGTCAGTCTGGCAAGGTCTTTCAGGTTCTAAGTCGCAAGCTGTAAATACCAATAATTCTCTTTCGTAACGTTTTTTATAactcaaaattatattaagcataaaaatatataaaacataaaaaatgtttattctacacattttttttatgatatcgCTCGATTAATCTTATCAATATACCTTTTATAGCCGCATCAATAGTTTCTTGAGCCATCGCTCGGTAAGTTGTCCATTTGCCGCCTGCTATTGTGATAAGATTCGTAGGACTAACGTGCACAATATGATTTCGAGCGAGCGACTGTGTATTCGGTTTATTCGGATCAGAAACGAGCGGCCTAATACCactccaagccgaaagaaCGTCTCCGCGGCGCACTTCAACATCCGGATTTAAGTAGTTTTTTACTTCCTGCAGAATAAACATAATTTCATCCTCCGTGGGTCGAGGATTATGTGTTACTTCGCAAGGCAAGTCAGTCGTCCCTGCAATTGTTTGTTTTTGCCACGGCAAAAAGAAGATCACTCGGCCGTCACTCGTCGCTGGATCAAGTAAACCCATTTGATCGGGACTAAAAATATGGTAAATAAAACCTTCGtacaaaatacaatataaattaaataaaatcgttattaatgtttgtagcattttttttacctatAATAGCCAGGTAACACTATGTGAACGCCGGAAGACGGAGAGCAGATAGATGGAACATTTTGGTCATCCATCTTTCTGATGTGATCGGTGAAGGGGCCAGTCGCATTAATTATGGCTTTGGCCTTTACATCCCATTCTTCTCCCGTAAGTTCATCTCTAAGATGAGCTCCAACAAGAACTCGCTTTCCATCCTTTtcggataaaaaaatatatttttacaaaatgttcgtataaatatttataaatatttgacaCTTACTTTATCAAGaccttttaataaattgattactTTAACATGATTTACGACTGTCGCTCCGTGTCTCGAAGCTGTTAAAGCAACCGCCAAATTCATTCTAGCATCATCTTGCTGACCtgtaatgtattaaaaatttattttaaaaatatatacttagtGAAATAAGAGTcacaagagaaagaaagagagtaaGATGACTACCATCGTAATAGACAATAGCTCCTGTCAGTTTGTCGCCTTTCAGCATCggaaaaagttccaaggcgtTCGATTTACTCAAATAATACGATGATTTGACTGTTTTACTACCAGCTACCAGATCATACATCTTAATGCCAAACCAATAATAAGGAATCTGCCACCATCTGACGAAAGTAGTAGAAATATGCTTGAAAAAGATCGCGCAACATCGAAAACTtacgtttcgttaattaaacataCGTGTAAACCGGTAGCATGATGGGCAATGGATGCGCCAAATGTGGTGCGCTTTGTAGCATCGACGCACGTTCGTGAAGTGCTTCTTTTACCATTCTATATTGTTCGACATCTAGCTGCATAATCGCTTTTTGCAGGTATCGTACGCCACCGTGAATTAATTTCGTGCTTCGAGACGACGTACCGGATGCGAAATCGTCGCCTTCGACCAATGCAGTTTTTAAGCCttcgaaaggaaaaaaagatatagaGGTGTAAAGAGTAATTTTGTTTAAGTAAACGAGATAAGTCACATGATGATTATACCTCGTGTACAGGCATCCAGAGCACATCCTGCTCCCGTCGCACCACCTCCAATTATCAGTACATCGTAATCCTGCGACTTCAGAGTCTTTACTTGATCTTCTCGTGTCGGCAGAGTCCTTCGAGGTGGCCTTGGTTTTATCTTTACCTCAGCGTGCACCTACAATAAACGAATATGCATGCAAAGGTTATTAAGGAATTCCGACTATATTACAGATAACATGTTGCATACTGACCGTATTATCTGATAACAGGAAGTATGAGGTAAGTGTGCCTGCACCGACGGC of Cardiocondyla obscurior isolate alpha-2009 linkage group LG15, Cobs3.1, whole genome shotgun sequence contains these proteins:
- the Gpo1 gene encoding glycerol-3-phosphate dehydrogenase, mitochondrial isoform X1, whose translation is MASLRLIVAGASAVGAGTLTSYFLLSDNTVHAEVKIKPRPPRRTLPTREDQVKTLKSQDYDVLIIGGGATGAGCALDACTRGLKTALVEGDDFASGTSSRSTKLIHGGVRYLQKAIMQLDVEQYRMVKEALHERASMLQSAPHLAHPLPIMLPVYTWWQIPYYWFGIKMYDLVAGSKTVKSSYYLSKSNALELFPMLKGDKLTGAIVYYDGQQDDARMNLAVALTASRHGATVVNHVKVINLLKGLDKDGKRVLVGAHLRDELTGEEWDVKAKAIINATGPFTDHIRKMDDQNVPSICSPSSGVHIVLPGYYSPDQMGLLDPATSDGRVIFFLPWQKQTIAGTTDLPCEVTHNPRPTEDEIMFILQEVKNYLNPDVEVRRGDVLSAWSGIRPLVSDPNKPNTQSLARNHIVHVSPTNLITIAGGKWTTYRAMAQETIDAAIKACDLEPERPCQTDGFLLEGAQGWSPTMYIRLVQDFGLECEVAQHLSKSYGDRAFAVAKMASLTGKRWPIIGKKIHPEFPYIDAEIRYGVREYARTAIDMIARRLRLAFLNVQAAQEALPGIIDIMAEELHWSAEEKKKQQHEASEFLAQEMGQMVNRASRDKIPINLTKDEIQLYIKRFRIIDKDKKGYVSVNDIRRGLKLFGDKEVPGEELHEILREIDTNMNGQVELDEYLQMMSAIKSGHVAYSRFARMAEMEEAQHEKEMLKKQISVERSGGGL
- the Gpo1 gene encoding glycerol-3-phosphate dehydrogenase, mitochondrial isoform X2 — its product is MASLRLIVAGASAVGAGTLTSYFLLSDNTVHAEVKIKPRPPRRTLPTREDQVKTLKSQDYDVLIIGGGATGAGCALDACTRGLKTALVEGDDFASGTSSRSTKLIHGGVRYLQKAIMQLDVEQYRMVKEALHERASMLQSAPHLAHPLPIMLPVYTWWQIPYYWFGIKMYDLVAGSKTVKSSYYLSKSNALELFPMLKGDKLTGAIVYYDGQQDDARMNLAVALTASRHGATVVNHVKVINLLKGLDKDGKRVLVGAHLRDELTGEEWDVKAKAIINATGPFTDHIRKMDDQNVPSICSPSSGVHIVLPGYYSPDQMGLLDPATSDGRVIFFLPWQKQTIAGTTDLPCEVTHNPRPTEDEIMFILQEVKNYLNPDVEVRRGDVLSAWSGIRPLVSDPNKPNTQSLARNHIVHVSPTNLITIAGGKWTTYRAMAQETIDAAIKACDLEPERPCQTDGFLLEGAQGWSPTMYIRLVQDFGLECEVAQHLSKSYGDRAFAVAKMASLTGKRWPIIGKKIHPEFPYIDAEIRYGVREYARTAIDMIARRLRLAFLNVQAAQEALPGIIDIMAEELHWSAEEKKKQQHEASEFLAQEMGQMVNRASRDKIPINLTKDEIQLYIKRFRIIDKDKKGYVSVNDIRRGLKVLGINMSQDEMHSLLSEIDVTYNGQMELQDYLQMMSAIKSGHVAYSRFARMAEMEEAQHEKEMLKKQISVERSGGGL